Proteins encoded in a region of the Lycorma delicatula isolate Av1 chromosome 6, ASM4794821v1, whole genome shotgun sequence genome:
- the LOC142326397 gene encoding uncharacterized protein LOC142326397, with translation MCYNNIVEVIVDDDVDKVVEILERNMNEIKRIMTNFKLYYLFYKTKSKEILIILLEYFDVKNIFDIFNNLPSIITAAIRLGMDIKMIQRLIDRGGNINHTDVRHVSPLLQSITSKRNVNFIKEILEMGADVNEICDHARNSILHITVSNFCSGDNIEVIKLLIDSGAHINAENLHHELPLMKLPLNADEDLWLELIKGRLYIYQYTVQYSLSDNFLTKVVSKTSRIKQFLDILYDNRFPIDTMNKICNRLLYLALNHNSCVDCITEIINNGVNVNEMSYINIDVNHKALLIALKRNRDKEIISTLIDIGADINTIDEYEHELTPLLFAINNNYTVEIINKLINFGADVNKCDFYGVTPLMYAIKNNSNEVIGGLINAGADVNAVDKSGRTILLHAVIFHNDQDVINLLIQKGADFSNINHRHSKFWFGVEVVKKSNDKFIAEIIPNGNNIKKKRCGQTFLMFAIELNMNKNIIFNIIHNGADINATDNKGYSPLIYAIKYECDIDVIIKLIEHRADVNVIDNNRLTPSKHAVHSCMFKEVIQILIDNGVNINIHNENDNTLLLYLLEHVKYSKEHVSFVIQKGAADVNICDNNGLTPIMHAILFDKHVMYGEKSIKTEIISTLIENGAYIDAIDKDGRIALGHAFQRDYDNVYFGFTIR, from the coding sequence ATGTGTTACAATAATATTGTTGAAGTAATTGTTGATGATGATGTCGATAAGGTTGTTGAAATATTGGAAAGGAATATGaatgaaatcaaaagaataatgacaaattttaaattatattatttattttataagacaaaaagtaaagaaatcttGATAATATTATTGGagtattttgatgttaaaaatatatttgatattttcaataatttaccaTCAATTATTACTGCTGCTATTAGGCTTGGTATGGATATCAAAATGATACAACGATTGATTGACAGAGGTGGAAATATTAATCATACAGATGTAAGACATGTTTCACCATTATTGCAATCTATTACgagtaaaagaaatgtaaatttcataaaagaaatattagaaatgggtgcagatgttaatgaaatatgtgaCCATGCAAGAAATTCAATATTACATATAAcagtaagtaatttttgtagTGGTGATAATATTGAAGTTATTAAATTGTTGATAGATTCAGGTGCACATATCAATGCTGAGAATTTACATCATGAATTACCTTTAATGAAATTACCATTGAATGCAGATGAAGATTTGTGGTTAGAGCTTATAAAGGGAAGACTATATATCTATCAATACACAGTACAGTATTCATTAAGCGATAACTTCTTAACTAAGGTAGTATCTAAAACAAGTAGAATTAAACAGTTTCTAGATATACTTTATGATAATCGATTTCCTATagatacaatgaataaaatatgtaatcgtCTTTTATATTTGGCACTGAATCATAATAGTTGTGTTGATTGTATTACAGAAATCATTAATAATGGTGTGAACGTTAATGAAATGAGTTATATTAACATTGATGTAAATCATAAAGCATTATTAATAGCTTTAAAGCGTAATAGAGATAAGGAAATTATATCAACACTTATTGATATCGGTGCAGATATTAATACTATTGATGAATATGAACATGAATTAACACCATTATTATTtgcgataaataacaattatacggtagaaataatcaataaattgattaattttggtGCAGATGtcaataaatgtgatttttatggAGTTACACCTTTAATGTATGCAATTAAGAATAACAGTAATGAAGTTATTGGTGGATTGATTAATGCAGGAGCCGATGTAAATGCAGTAGATAAATCTGGCAGAACAATTTTACTTCATGCTGTTATATTTCATAATGATCaagatgtaattaatttacttattcaaaAAGGAGctgattttagtaatataaatcaTAGACACAGTAAGTTTTGGTTCGGTGTAGAAGTTGTGAAGAAAAGCAATGATAAATTTATTGCCGAAATTATTCCAAATggaaacaatattaagaaaaaaagatgtggtcaaacatttttaatgtttgcaatagaattaaatatgaacaaaaatattatttttaatatcatacataATGGAGCCGACATTAATGCGACAGATAACAAAGGATATTCACCTTTAATTTATGCTATAAAGTATGAGTGTGATATTGATGTCATTATTAAACTCATAGAACATAGAGCTGATGTGAATGTAATTGATAACAACAGATTGACACCTTCAAAGCATGCTGTTCATTCCTGTATGTTTAAAGAAGTAATACAAATACTTATTGATAATGGTGTGAATATAAACATtcataatgaaaatgataatacacttttattgtatttattggaACATGTTAAATATAGTAAAGAACATGTGAGTTTTGTGATTCAGAAAGGTGCTGCTGATGTAAATATTTGTGACAATAATGGTTTAACACCAATAATGCATGCCATATTATTTGATAAACATGTTATGTAtggtgaaaaaagtattaaaacagaaattatatctacattaattgaaaatggtGCCTATATAGATGCTATAGATAAAGATGGTCGTATAGCTTTAGGCCATGCATTTCAAAGGGACTATGATAATGTATATTTTGGTTTTACTATTAGATAG